The Rufibacter sp. DG15C region TACAACCTTTGTCAAACTTGTTGCTGTCAATGCCTTCCAGGTAGGAGATGGTAAAATCACGGTTCTTGCGCTGTACGTCAAAGTACCCGTTCTTAACCTCGGTCTTGAAAATGCCCACGGCCTCTACCACGCGCTCGTCAATTTCGCAGTTTATGAAATGACAAACGTACAATTCGCCGGGTTTTATTTTAGGGTGGCTGGAGCTTTCAAATAAGTGGCGGGCAATGCTCCTTGAGTTCTCCTGAAAATTGTCCTTGTCTGCGAAGATATTGTCACAGTAACTATACACCTCATTAAACTTTAACGAAGAGGCATGCGTGAACTTGAACCGCTCATGGGCCGTGGCAAATTTGTTCAGGAAGAACTTCTCCAGTTTTTCTGTAAGCCCATCGCCCGGCGCGAAGGGGTTTTCAGAAAGAGTCAGTTTCTGCTCAAGACCTTTGTTGCCCACATGGTGAACAGATAAACTGGTAAGCGAGGCGGTGTCAAATTTCATCTGCTAAACTATGTGCGTAATTGATTTAGAAAGAAAATAGGGAGGACAAAAATACAGTTTCTTGCCTGAACTGTGCCTATTTATTCTTTGACCATAAGTAGGGTGAGGCACGTCGTTTTTGACCTGTTTTCTGGAAAGTAGCCTAAAACTGGCCTAATTTCAATAAATGCTATTATAGAACAGGAGGGAGGTTTCTTTTTAAAATCCTTGAAGGAAAATCTAGTTTTTTAAAGAAGATTGGTAATAGGAGAGCGAGCATCCATAAATTATATTCAAGGTTTTGAATCTTTAATGCGTAGATGGTAGTAAGGAAAAGGACTTAAACCCTGTTCCACTAAAATTGAAATCTGCCTTGATGATTGCCGGTTATGTGTTTCTGTCCATCTGTGCGTTTGTACTAGTATATTTTTTGGTGGCGTTTATTTTGTCTAGATGGGGCGTGGCTAAAGAGCCGCAAACCAAAGAAGAAGTCACTATTTACATACTTACCAATGGCGTGCACACAGACTTGGTGGTACCTGTTAAGCATGCACTTTTTGACTGGAATAAGTACATCAATTACCAGCACACCAAAGGAAAAGACAGCACGGCCAACTGGGTGGCCTTTGGTTGGGGCGATAAAGGCTTTTACCTGGAAACGCCTACCTGGGCCGATTTGAAAGTGAGCACCGCCTTTAAAGCCGCTACGGGCTTAAGCAATTCGGCCATTCATGCCACGTTTTATCAAAACATGGAAGTGTCTGAAGATTGCAAACGCATTCAAATCAGCGTTCAGCAATACATCCGTCTCATCAAATTCATTAAAAATAGGTTTGACCTAGACTCTAAAGGCAAGCCCATCCATATCCAAACCAATGCCAACTATGGTCTCAATGACGCTTTCTATGAGGCCAAAGGCAGCTACAATCTCTTTTACACATGTAACACCTGGGCCAACAACGGCCTAAAAGCCTCAGGCCAAAAAGCCAGCGTCTGGACACCATTTTATCAAGGCATATTTTACCAATATCAGTAATTCTTCTTAAGCATTCTTCTTAAACCGTTTTTGGCCTAATTTTGAGGACATAGGCCAAAAACGGATTTTCGTTCAATTAGGGTATAGAAGCGAATGCAATTAAGTGAGGATTATATAACACTTTCCAGTAAAACGACTGTTATTCAAAAGCTTATTTTTCCTATAGGTGGTTTCATTCTATGGATTGGTATTAGTACCTATGTTTTTCTCTTCACAGACAAGTTTACAATAGTTTTGCCCGCCATCATTTTCGCTGCATTCATATTGCTATTAGCATTTAGCATCAATAAAAAGCTCCATTATATATACTATGATGAAAAAATGGTTAGGCTAAAAAACTATTGGTCTGTTAAGGACGTGTCATTTTCTGAAATCATGGAAGTTAGATGGGTTTCAATGAATTACTATGAGATAACACTTGATGATGATTCAACTTTTATGTTTTTGCCTTCTTTTAGTGAAAACCTAAATTATTTATTATCATCTGAACTACCCAGTATAGTTGCATTCAGAAAAAGAGTTGGTTTGCACAACTGGAATTAAATTATAAATGGGTTGCGTGCTACTTAACATATAATAAGCTATAGTGCTTTTAATAATTTCTAAATTGAGATATTTTTAAAAGTCTTATAATTTATATTATGTTAAGTACAGTTTGTGAAGTGTTAGATTTCTCTTAGCTAAACTATTCCTTTAATTTCTCTTGAATTTTACCAACCACCAGCACATTTAATGAATCCTTCTAAGTAAAGCTTGGATGGTTTTAGAAATTCTCTCTTGACTGTTTTCCTCCTTCTTAGGGATTACAGTTTCTGCCTCACCTTTCCAGACAAGTTGATTTTTTGTTGGGTCCACTAGATGCAAGGATAAAGTACCAGCCTTATACGTACCCACTTCTACCTCTTTGCTTTGCCAAGTATATCTGCGCTGACCGGTATACCGCGGCGGATCTGTGGTGAAATTAGTCTCTCTTGTCTGAGTTTTGTCTTGAATAACAATACCTAAGTTCACTATCAAATCTGGACTATTGGATTGCAAACTTAAACCTCTATTTTCTAACTGGCTTTTAATTTCGGCCCGTGCATACTCTGTTTGCAGCTTGTATTCTTGGGAGGCATTCGCAAGCAGTGAATCCTCTACAGCAAAATCAAAAGTCTTATAATTTTTCAAGGCGAATCCATTCTCACCTTCTGCATTGATTACATTCACCGGCGCGCAACCTACTCCATACACCATTAGGCAAAGCATTAATATTAAGTTTATGCGTATCATAATGTCAATAGTTATGTTTAGTACACTTTATCACAATTTGCTAAATAACAAGCGTGCGCTCCATTGGATTCACCAATATTGATTTTGTTAATATCTATTGCTATCAGTTATAATTGAACCCCGAATGTGTTTAAAACAAAAAAGGGAGCTAATAGCTCCCTTTTTGATATTGATGTTCGTAAGATTATAAAGTCTCTAGTAAGGCATCCATCCGCTTAGCGTCAGCTGGCCTGTCCAAAGCAGTGTACACTTTCAACAAAGATTGAACCACCGTACGGTCTTTTGGATTAGCCTTCAATGCAGCTTCAAAATAAGGCAAGGCCATCACGAATTGCTTTTTAGCATCGGCTTGTAAAGCCTTCCCGTTTTTTTGGAACTCCGCCAAGGTCATTTTGTTGGCTTTGTTGTTCAAGTTAGCACCTTTATTGAAGTAGTAAACCCCTAGGTTATACTGGGCATCAAAGTTGGCTGGCTCTAATTGAGCGGCTTTTTTATAGGCGGCCAAGGCTTCTTCAGGCTTTTTAGTACGCTCTAACAAGTTGCCTTTCACGGTGAGCAAGTTGGCATTGTTTGGATCTGCGGCAATGGCAGCGTCCAACTTGGCCATGGACTCTTGCTCCTTCCCTGCCTTCAGATAAAGGTCTAGTTCTTGCAACATAAAGGTTCTGTTGTCTGGATACGCTGCTCTGGCCTTTGAAATGATATCCAATGTCTCTTTTTCGTTTTTGTCAACGGTTGAAGAGATGTACAACAGTTGGTTGTATACCTGCGGCGATGCTTGTTTCATCTCCACTAGCTTGTTGTACATTTTCTTGGCTGAGGCGTAATCCTCCTTACCCGCTGCGGCATAAGCAGCATACAAATAGGCAATGGTGTCTTGAGGCTTATAGCTGGCAGCTTCTACATACGCTTTGTAGGCTTCGTCAAACTTCTTGTTGTTGTAGTTGTCTACCCCAGCGTTCAATGCATAGGCGTACATATTGCC contains the following coding sequences:
- a CDS encoding TIGR02117 family protein produces the protein MKSALMIAGYVFLSICAFVLVYFLVAFILSRWGVAKEPQTKEEVTIYILTNGVHTDLVVPVKHALFDWNKYINYQHTKGKDSTANWVAFGWGDKGFYLETPTWADLKVSTAFKAATGLSNSAIHATFYQNMEVSEDCKRIQISVQQYIRLIKFIKNRFDLDSKGKPIHIQTNANYGLNDAFYEAKGSYNLFYTCNTWANNGLKASGQKASVWTPFYQGIFYQYQ
- a CDS encoding DUF4136 domain-containing protein, whose translation is MIRINLILMLCLMVYGVGCAPVNVINAEGENGFALKNYKTFDFAVEDSLLANASQEYKLQTEYARAEIKSQLENRGLSLQSNSPDLIVNLGIVIQDKTQTRETNFTTDPPRYTGQRRYTWQSKEVEVGTYKAGTLSLHLVDPTKNQLVWKGEAETVIPKKEENSQERISKTIQALLRRIH
- a CDS encoding tetratricopeptide repeat protein; translation: MKKFLLTAAAVISLQVANAQTSAVTSAVMLHQKGTLDKAKVEIDKAVVHEKTKEDAKAWYYKGLIYMDMASHPIYGKTLDPAQVSKEAFQAFEKVPALETKKKQYTEEANKRKEILMGNMYAYALNAGVDNYNNKKFDEAYKAYVEAASYKPQDTIAYLYAAYAAAGKEDYASAKKMYNKLVEMKQASPQVYNQLLYISSTVDKNEKETLDIISKARAAYPDNRTFMLQELDLYLKAGKEQESMAKLDAAIAADPNNANLLTVKGNLLERTKKPEEALAAYKKAAQLEPANFDAQYNLGVYYFNKGANLNNKANKMTLAEFQKNGKALQADAKKQFVMALPYFEAALKANPKDRTVVQSLLKVYTALDRPADAKRMDALLETL